From the genome of Dermochelys coriacea isolate rDerCor1 chromosome 1, rDerCor1.pri.v4, whole genome shotgun sequence:
gggtggggggaggtgagggggggatggagggggcagggtgggggggatcgagggggcagggtgggggaggtgagggggatggagggggcagggtggggggaggtgagatcgagggggcagggtgggggggatggagggggcagggtgggggaggagcggggggggatcgagggggcagggtggggaggtgagggggtagggtggggggaggtgaggggggatcgagggggcagggtgggggaggagcgggggggatcgagggggcagggtggggggaggtgaggggggatcgagggggcagggtgggggaggtgagggggcagggtggggggaggagcgggggggatggagggggcagggtggggggaggggagggggtagggtgggggggatcgagggggcagggtgggggaggtgaggggggatggagggggcagggtggggggaggtgagaggggatcgagggggcagggtgggggaggtgagggggcagggtggggggaggagagggggggatggagggggcagggtgggggaggagcgggggggatcgagggggcagggtggggggaggtgagatcgagggggcagggtgggggcagggtggggggatggagggggcagggtgggggaggaggggggggggatcgagggggcagggtggggggagggtgggggggatggagggggcagggtgggggaggagcgggggggatcgagggggcagggtgggggcagggtgggggggatggagggggcagggtgggggaggagagggggggatggagggggcagggtggggggaggtgagatcgagggggcagggtgggggcagggtggggggatggagggggcagggtgggggaggagcgggggggatcgagggggcagggtggggggagggtgggggggatggagggggcagggtgggggaggagcgggggggatcgagggggcagggtgggggcagggggggggggatggagggggcagggtgggggaggagcgggggggatcgagggggcagggtggggggaggtgagattgagggggcagggtgggggcagggtggggggatggagggggcagggtgggggcagggtgggggggatcgagggggcagggtggggggaggtgagatcgagggggcagggtgggggcagggtgggggggatggagggggcagggtgagggaggtgagggggggatcgagggggcagggtgagggaggtgagggggtagggtggggggaggtgagggggggatggagggggcagggtggggggaggtgagaggggatcgagggggcagggttggggaggtgagggggcagggtggggggaggagaggggggatcgagggggcagggtggggggagggtgggggggatggagggggcagggtgggggaggtgaggggggatggagggggcagggtggggggaggtgagttcgagggggtagggtgggggcagggtgggggggatggagggggcagggtggggggaggtgagatcgagggggcagggtgggggggatggagggggcagggtgggggaggagcgggggggatcgagggggcagggtggggggaggtgagatcgagggggcagggtgggggcagggtgggggggatggagggggcagggtgggggaggagcgggggggatggagggggcagggtgggggggatcgagggggcagggtgggggaggtgaggggggatcgagggggcagggtgggggggatggagggggcagggtggggggaggtgagggggggatcgagggggcagggtggggggaggtgagaggggatcgagggggcagggtggggggaggtgaggggggatcgagggggcagggtgggggaggtgagggggcagggtggggggaggtgagggggggatggagggggcagggtgggggggatcgagggggcagggtgggggaggtgagggggatggagggggcagggtggggggaggtgagatcgagggggcagggtgggggaggtgagggggcagggtgggggggatggagggggcagggtgggggaggagcgggggggatcgagggggcagggtgggggaggtgaggggggtagggtggggggaggtgaggggggatcgagggggcagggtgggggaggagcgggggggatcgagggggcagggtggggggaggtgaggggggatcgagggggcagggtgggggaggtgagggggcagggtggggggaggagcgggggggattgagggggcagggtggggggaggtgagggggtagggtgggggggatcgaaggggcagggtgggggaggtgaggggggatggagggggcagggtggggggaggtgagaggggatcgagggggcagggtgggggaggtgagggggcagggtgggggaggagagggggggatggagggggcagggtgggggaggagcgggggggatcgagggggcagggtggggggaggtgagatcgagggggcagggtgggggcagggtggggggatggagggggcagggtgggggaggagcgggggggatcgagggggcagggtggggcagggtgggggggatggagggggcagggtgggggaggagcgggggggatcgagggggcagggtgggggcagggtgggggggatcgagggggcagggtggggggaggtgagatcgagggggcagggtgggggcagggtgggggggatggagggggcagggtgagggaggtgagggggggatcgagggggcagggtgagggaggtgaggggggatggagggggcagggtggggggaggtgagatcgagggggtagggtgggggcagggtgggggggatggagggggcagggtgggggaggtgagatcgagggggcagggtgggggggatggagggggcagggtgggggaggagcgggggggatcgagggggcagggtggggggaggtgagatcgagggggcagggtgggggaggagcgggggggatggagggggcagggtgggggggatcgagggggcagggtgggggaggtgaggggggatcgagggggcagggtgggggggatggagggggcagggtggggggaggtgagggggggatcgagggggcagggtggggggaggtgaggggggatcgagggggcagggtgggggaggtgagggggcagggtggggggaggtgagatcgagggggcagggtgggggaggtgagggggatggagggggcagggtggggggaggtgagatcgagggggcagggtgggggggatggagggggcagggtgggggaggagcgggggggatccagggggcagggtgggggaggtgagggggtagggtggggggaggtgaggggggatcgagggggcagggtgggggaggagcgggggggatcgagggggcagggtggggggaggtgaggggggatcgagggggcagggtgggggaggtgagggggcagggtggggggaggagcgggggggattgagggggcagggtgggggaggtgagggggtagggtgggggggatcgagggggcagggtgggggaggtgaggggggatggagggggcagggtggggggaggtgagaggggatcgagggggcagggtgggggaggtgagggggcagggtggggggaggagggggggggatggagggggcagggtgggggaggagcgggggggatcgagggggcagggtggggggaggtgagatcgagggggcagggtgggggcagggtggggggatggagggggcagggtgggggaggagcgggggggatcgagggggcagggtgggggcagggtgggggggatggagggggcagggtgggggaggagcgggggggatcgagggggcagggtgggggcagggtgggggggatggagggggcagggtgggggaggagcgggggggatcgagggggcagggtggggggaggtgagatcgagggggcagggtgggggcagggtgggggggatcgagggggcagggtggggggaggtgagatcgagggggcagggtgggggcagggtgggggggatggagggggcagggtgagggaggtgagggggggatcgagggggcagggtgagggaggtgagggggtagggtggggggaggtgagggggggatggagggggcagggtggggggaggtgagaggggatcgagggggcagggtgggggaggtgagggggcagggtggggggaggagaggggggatcgagggggcagggtgggggaggtgaggggggatggagggggcagggtggggggaggtgagatcgagggggtagggtgggggcagggtggggggatggagggggcagggtggggggaggtgagatcgagggggcagggtggggggatggagggggcagggtgggggaggagcgggggggatcgagggggcagggtggggggaggtgagatcgagggggcagggtgggggcagggtggggggatggagggggcagggtgggggaggtgaggggggatcgagggggcagggtgggggaggtgagatcgagggggcagggtgggggcagggtggggggatggagggggcagggtgggggaggagcgggggggattgagggggcagggtggggggaggtgagatcgagggggcagggtgggggcagggtgggggggatggagggggcagggtgggggaggagcgggggggatcgagggggcagggtggggggaggagaggggggatcgagggggcagggtgggggcagggtggggggatggagggggcagggtggggggaggagaggggggatcgagggggcagggtggggggaggtgaggggggatggagggggcagggtgggggggatcgagggggcagggtgggggaggtgaggggggatcgagggggcagggtgggggaggtgagggggcagggtggggggaggtgagggggtagggtggggggaggtgagatcgagggggcagggtgggggcagggtgggggggatggagggggcaggttggggggaggagcgggggggatggagggggcagggtgggggaggtgagggggcagggtggggggaggtgagatcgagggggcagggtgggggcagggtgggggggatggagggggcagggtggggggaggtgagaggggatcgagggggcagggtgggggaggtgagggggcagggtggggggaggtgagggttgatcgagggggcagggtgggggaggagcgggggggatcgagggggcagggtggggggaggtgagatcgagggggcagggtgggggcagggtgggggggatcgagggggcagggtggggggaggagaggggggatcgGGGGAAGCGGCCGCACCCACCGCGCGCTCGGCGGCGCACGAGACCCGCCCGGCAGTTACCAGGGACGCGGCTGCGCCGCTGGGCGGGAACGAGCAACGGTCAGAGAGCGCGAGGCGGGCGCTAAAATTCGCCCCGCCCCCGGTgggcaggccccgccccccgcaccGCCTCGAACTGCCCCATCTCACACCCCCATggcttctttccccccccaaactgccccacctcccacagctgcctccccaaactgccccatcccccactgctgcctccccaaACTGTCCAATCTCACCCCCCCAGAACAGCTCTGCCCCCCATAGCTCTCCCATCCCCACCACCCCCATGGGTCCTTCCCCCCAAACTGCGCCATGTCACCCCTCCCAGAACCCTGCTTCCCCATGGCTCCTTCCCGCCATGCAACCTGCCCCATCTCACCTCCCCatggctctctctctccccaaactGGCCCATCTCACCCCCAACAAAACAGCCCCACCTCCTATGGCTCCTTCACCTGTCCAAACTGCCCCATCTCATCCCCCCCACGGCTCCTTCCCTCCCTAATCTGCCCCAAATACCTCCCCCATGGCTCCTTCCCCCACCGAATTGCCCCATCTCACCCCCCCATAACAGACCTACCACTCCCTGGCTCCTTTCCCCCCAAACTGCCCCATCTCACCCACCCCAGAACAGACCCACCCCGCTAGGGCTCATTCCCACCCCCAAAATGCCCCACCCCCCATGGCTCTTTCTCCTCCAAACTGCCCCATCTGACCCCCACAGAATAACCCCTCCATGGCTCCTTGCCCCAAAAGTGCCCCATCTCACCTCATCACTAAGCTGCCTGCCTATTTCAGCTGTTGCTCCTGTGTCCTCTCCCAGCCTCCAGACCTGCTGCTCCCCCGTGCGGTACTGCGGGGGCTTTTTTGGGACAGGGAAGTGGGTGCTAAAGCCGCAACTCACCATGACTGGAACTGCCAGCTAGGTTCAGCCCCTGGGTCCTAGCCCACCCGACTACCATCTCTGACATAGCCAGAACTAGCTGCTTTATAGACATGCCTGGACCCTGCTCAGCTACTGCCCCAGGGGGACCtggtagcagtgagttccacagggcAGTTGTGACTGAGTTCAGAAgtgtttccttccctcctccatacATTTGTTCCCTGTTACTGTCAATGACTCCTCCTCATTCGTGGGGGCCgagggggaaggaagtgggggagcAGACCCAGCACAGAACCcaggggggtgcagagggagcTGACCCAGCACAGTGtccaggcacagggctggggcctgCGTGAACCAGTCCTGTGCACCAGCAGGCCCAGGCCCAGCTGGCAGGAGGATGCAAGAGCTGAGGGCTGTGTAGGCAGCCTAGAACAAACGAGGGAGCTTTGTGTTAATCTCTTTATTACCCATGTACAGCTCTGTGCACTCCACTTGGCATGGCCACCCCTGGAGCAGGACAGAGAGCTGAGATAGGTGCTGCAGCTATCCAGCGAGAGACAAGCTGGATCTCAGCAGAGCAGGCTGCTTCAGGCCATGGCTCCCACCTTTCCTAACACCAAACCCAGGCGCTACCCCCTTGTTCCGACCCAACCAGCTTGTCATTTGCGGTGCTCCCCGAGGCCATGAGGGATCTCTGAGCAGgagcctgcctcaggcccagtcCAGTGGGTGCTGCGGCTGCATGGCCTgcttgggggtggagtggggcctgGCGCATTAAAAGCGTGACTCCCAGGACAACTGTTTAAAAGCAGGGGAGAGCCTGTCAATGCGTGACAAGTGCCGCAGTCCCATGCTCAACCTCAGAGCGTCGTGCACTGGCACATGGGACTGGACAGGGGCCTTCCCAGGAAGGGTGCAAGAcatgcccctcactcctgtggAGCCACACAAGCTCCATTCACCTGGTGTACGGGAACCTGGGGTGGAGCCCCTCTCCTTAGAGTAACCCCCTTGTCTCCCAGtccctggggagcagggcaaggctTGCCCTAGTGACTCAGTGTCGAAATGGAGTAGAGACCAAGTAGCAATGGGGTACAATCAGGGTGTGGGGCTGATCTCTGCCGGCTCCTGGATCCATGCAGGGGCCCTATGGACAGAGGCAGGGCGGGGAGAAACAACAGCCTGGGAGAGCTCCCAGGCCCTTCCAGCAGCTGTGTGCTTGCTGCAGGAGGCTAACAGCGGGGTGAGCGGGCTGGGCCCTGCCCAAGGCATCCCAACCACCCAGGGAATCAAGAGGACACTGATCTACTGGTAATAGGAAATAGCCTTCCGGGGACAGAGAGAAAACCCCGCCCTGGGGCACAAGAGCCTGGCCGAGAGCAGCTGCTGTGACTAACAAGCCCGCAGCAGGGCACTGCCACAGGCTGCTCCAGAGGGCAATGGGCCCGAGCAGCTGGAAGGCCCCACCCATGCTGCTCAGCGCCCCAACGTTAGGCAGGCTGGCCCGGCCCAAATGCTGCTGGAGCTTGCATAGCTCTGCTGTCAGGAGGCCCAGGCTGCAGCTAGGGTAGCTCTGATGCTGACACTAATCAGCCCAGTCCCAACTGAAGAGGGAGGAAGTGCCCATCTGGGCTAGATCCAGCGCTGGGAGGAGGCCCAGCCCAGGGTGCAGCTGCATTGCCCCCGAGAGGCTGTTTCACACCCAGGCCCAAGTCCAGCGTGCAGCCATGGGGGACCAGGCAATGCCGGGAGGCAGTAGGGTACTAGCTGACGGCATCTGGAGCGCTCTCCGTGGCAGTGGGGAGACTGGCAGCCACCTGCAGGCTAGGGTGGGTTTCCGTGCCAAGTGCTGCTGGCAGGGCCACAGAGGCAGCACCAGGGACCtgcttcaggctggagcctggcacCACTTGGGCTGCAGTGGCCTCATAGTCCGAGATCCGACGCTGCACAATGGAGGGCATAAGCTGCATGTAGGCCCCCATCAGGCGGTGGTTGGAGTGGACGAGCTTCCCAGCACAGCCATCTAGACAGGCCTCCTGCAAGGACAAACCACAGATGTCATGAGGGACCCAGGTCCATGGGGAGCAGATTCCCATtcctgcccacagctcccactccCTGGCCCCCTTCCCAAAGGCACCCTGCCATCCTCAATACCCATGACCACGAAGCTGGGCAGCCCATGGCTCTGACCCACGGGATGCAGAGCTAGGAATGGACAGCTCCTTGGCCTGGAGGGAATGAGCAGGCCAGCTGTGCTCTGGGAagagctctccccagcccccatgcCTGGGCAGGGTCCAGAGCTCACCTCCTCCCTGGTGAGCGCCCGGTAGTTCAGGTTGGAGATGCAGCGCAGGAAACAGAGCTCCGTCATCCTGTTGTAGACAAGCAGGAAATCCCGCAGCTGGAACAAGATCAGCAGTGGGGGGGTTAGACCCTGACTCTGTGGCACTGCCTCAGCCACTGGCTCCCCACAGATCCCTCACCCTTCGCAGAACTGCTGTTCTGACTCTCATCACTGGTACCCAACCGCCTGGCTGGAGAGCCAGCTCTGCTGGCATAAAGCAGATCCCACTCCTGGGGGTGTGACTACGGTGCGCCGGGGGGGGCTGGGCTTACACCCGTTTCCTTTGCTAAGGGAGTCTGAGGCAGCCGCTGTACTGACTGCATTAAAAACTGGATAAGAGAGAGGTCTCGAAATATGATTGTAAATGGGGACTCGTCATCGAGCTGGTCTGTTCTCAGCAGGGAACTGCAGAGgtcggttcttggccctatactatttaacatcCGTGCCAatcacctggaagaaaacaaaattgtcaCAGATAAACTTTGCAGGGAAAATGAAGACTGGGGGAGTGGCGAACAATGCAGCAGACAGGTCCCTGACACAGAGCGGGCTCCATTGCTTGGGAGCTTAGCCAGCAAGCAATACCCTGTAACACAGCTAAACATAGCTGTGTGCATCTGGGAACAGCAAATGTCCGCCACACAGACAGGCTAGGGACTGGGCACCGGGGAAGCAGCAAAGCAGAAAGAGATTGGGGGTTGGGGCGTGGATAACGAtcagaacatgagctcccagcgaCCATACCTCCCGTTTTCGCCTGGACAgccccttttttaagccctgtcctggccgcCCCGATGTTTTCTGGCAGAAGTGGGTATTTGTCCTGTTTCCTGCCGACTTGATCGGCTGGCAAGAGCAAACTGGACAAATCCCCTTTTGTCAAAAGAGCGGGGTGCGGGGAATATGGGGGTGTGGCGACGCCACCAGCCCCATGCAGGGCGGGGAGGCAGCGGTCCAGCGATTCTGGGCTCCCGAGGGatggggcttgggccagccctcTGTGGTGTCCCCTTTTCCCTTGGGGGAACGGGGTCCCGCTAAGCAGCGCGGTGACTCGGGCCGGCGCAGGGGCGGAATCAGGGCTCGATCACCCCAGGGCAGCTTGGCACGGGCACGAGGACACGCCGCGGCGGTGGGGCGCGGGGAGAGGCTTGAACCAGTCGCCCGGGCAGGGTTAGAGCAGGTCAGGCGCACACCTATGGGGGGTGACACTGGGCCCGGCCCTGCGGGGGCGGGGCCGCGAGAAAAGCCCCAcaaagcgccccccccccgccgccgccgccgccgccgccgcgagAGCCCCCAGCTCCTTGGCCAGCGGCTCcgcgccccgcccccgctcacgctgcgaagctgctgctgctgctgctgctgcggctccATCCCCAGGGCACGTGACCTGCGCCGGCGCTTTGCAGAGGTCACGTCACTCACTTCGCCGCCAGACCCTGCCTGGGTTGACACGTCACTTCCGTCCTGCGGTGCGAACTGTTTCCGGGGTCAGATGTCACTTCCGCCCCTCTCTGGTGATGCCGTCAGTTCCGTTCCCCTCCCGCGGCGCTGCCCGGCTCCTGACGCGGCTTCCGGTCTGTCCTGCCCGAGTGGATCCGGAGACTCCGGCGCTGGGGAGCCGGCAGCGGCCGGAGCAGGTGCGGGGGTCGCAGGGGCCCTGCTCGGCGGGGGCGTTTCAGGGACCGAGCTGGGGGCCGGGGAAGGGGGATCtcgggggcagtgctgggggggctggggaagggggcgggagggctgCAGTGGCGGGGCTGGGGACGGGGCGGTCacgggggcagtgctgggggccggggaaggggggtcgcgggggcagtgctggggggcggggaagggggcgggagggctgCAGTGGCGGGGCTGGGGACGGGGCGGTCacgggggcagtgctgggggccggggaagggggatctcgggggcagtgctgggggccggggaaggggggtcgcgggggcagtgctgggggggctggggaagggggcgggtGGGCTGCAGTGGCGGGGCTGGGGACGGGGCGGTCacgggggcagtgctgggggccggggaaggggggtcgcgggggcagtgctgggggggctggggaagggggcgggtGGGCTGCAGTGGCGGGGCTGGGGACGGGGCGGTCacgggggcagtgctgggggccggggaaggggggtcgcgggggcagtgctggggggcggggaagggggcgggagggctgCAGTGGCGGGGCTGGGGACGGGGCGGTCacgggggcagtgctgggggccggggaagggggatctcgggggcagtgctggggggggcagggaaggtcacaggggctggggaagggggtgtcgcagggggccctgctgggggggggcctCACATCTGTTTAGCATCCCCTTATGTTGAGTGTCCCTCACTCCATCTCTGGGATTAGCAGGGGGCACCTGGATGGGGAGCACATGACACAGCCCTGCTGCCTTCCCAGCGCTCTGGGATGGGGGTCAGGGGAGCGCCCTGGTGAGGATGGAGTTTGTCTGGAGGCCCGGCTTGGAGCCATCTATCGCCCGGGACGGGTTGTGGTAGAGAACAAGTGGCTTTGGTCTCCAGGGCCTGGCAAATACCCCCTGGGAGCAGGCCCCACTGGCTCTTTCTTGGGCACGGGTCTGTGCCTGCCGTGCTACTGGCTGCCgagctcttgggggggggggagttggctGATTCCCATTGCTTGACCCCCCCAACCCAGTCCTGGGGGCCCTAATTCCTCCCAATCTGAGTTGGTGTCCCAGGCTTGGGGGCCCTGGGAACGTAA
Proteins encoded in this window:
- the TIMM10B gene encoding mitochondrial import inner membrane translocase subunit Tim10 B isoform X2, which codes for MTELCFLRCISNLNYRALTREEEACLDGCAGKLVHSNHRLMGAYMQLMPSIVQRRISDYEATAAQVVPGSSLKQVPGAASVALPAALGTETHPSLQVAASLPTATESAPDAVS
- the TIMM10B gene encoding mitochondrial import inner membrane translocase subunit Tim10 B isoform X1, whose protein sequence is MEPQQQQQQQLRSLRDFLLVYNRMTELCFLRCISNLNYRALTREEEACLDGCAGKLVHSNHRLMGAYMQLMPSIVQRRISDYEATAAQVVPGSSLKQVPGAASVALPAALGTETHPSLQVAASLPTATESAPDAVS